In the genome of Pseudomonas sp. HS6, one region contains:
- a CDS encoding carbohydrate porin, whose amino-acid sequence MSFAVRFSHSGVFTGVLLGLTCSTALPAFADTDSNVFTRNTLTGDWGGLRHQLDEDGVKFTGDYTGETAYNADGGLHRSARYSQNIKLGAQFDLSKIYGVDNAGKIQLTINDRRGNSASEDLVGNRLPIQENYGGLYTRLTELSYERTLLTPALNVKLGYMAMGNDLGGLDSGILCNFMNAGFCGHPLNMSGGSGWTNYPNAHLGVRVKYDLSPQWQLRVAAFNVDPESNGNSSRAWHLGPKHTTGTVVPVELVYKHAGSLPGEYKLGYYYDSSDVKRIGSDKEVSGRGGHYLLIDQAVWSSQSSEGRSLHAFGQYSAASEAASPFSKWYGTGVVLYKPFEGRPRDTVALGYGRAVQNPRSRDVQQDAALANGTPLSNLDGAEQLIELGYGYQATPWLTLRPNMQYIIEPGAFSGQDIDNALVFGLQVKASL is encoded by the coding sequence ATGTCATTCGCTGTTCGCTTTTCCCACTCTGGCGTATTCACCGGCGTGCTGCTCGGTCTCACCTGCAGCACTGCCCTGCCCGCTTTCGCCGATACCGATTCGAACGTGTTCACCCGCAACACCCTGACCGGCGACTGGGGCGGCCTGCGTCACCAGCTCGACGAAGACGGCGTCAAGTTCACCGGTGATTACACCGGCGAAACAGCCTACAACGCCGACGGCGGCCTGCACCGTTCCGCCCGTTACTCGCAGAACATCAAGCTCGGCGCGCAATTTGATCTGAGCAAAATCTATGGCGTGGACAACGCTGGCAAGATCCAGCTGACCATCAACGACCGTCGCGGCAACAGCGCCTCGGAAGATCTGGTCGGCAACCGCTTGCCGATCCAGGAAAACTACGGCGGCCTCTACACCCGCCTGACCGAACTGAGTTACGAGCGCACCCTGCTCACCCCGGCGCTGAACGTCAAACTCGGCTACATGGCCATGGGCAACGACCTCGGCGGCCTCGACAGCGGCATCCTCTGCAACTTCATGAACGCCGGTTTCTGCGGGCATCCGCTCAACATGTCCGGCGGCAGCGGCTGGACCAACTACCCCAACGCCCACTTGGGTGTGCGGGTGAAATACGACCTGTCGCCGCAATGGCAACTGCGCGTCGCCGCGTTCAACGTCGACCCTGAAAGCAACGGCAACTCAAGCCGTGCCTGGCACCTGGGGCCGAAACACACCACCGGCACCGTGGTGCCTGTCGAACTGGTCTACAAACACGCGGGCTCGCTGCCCGGTGAGTACAAGCTCGGTTATTACTACGACAGCTCCGACGTGAAACGCATCGGCAGCGATAAAGAAGTGTCCGGTCGCGGCGGCCATTACCTGCTGATCGATCAGGCCGTGTGGAGTTCGCAATCGTCAGAAGGCCGCAGCCTGCACGCCTTCGGCCAATACTCGGCGGCCAGTGAAGCGGCTTCTCCGTTCAGCAAGTGGTACGGCACCGGGGTAGTCTTGTACAAGCCGTTTGAAGGCCGCCCGCGTGACACCGTCGCTCTGGGTTACGGCCGTGCCGTGCAGAACCCGCGCAGCCGCGACGTGCAGCAGGATGCCGCGCTGGCCAACGGTACGCCGCTGTCGAATCTGGACGGTGCCGAGCAACTGATCGAACTCGGTTACGGTTACCAGGCCACCCCATGGCTGACCCTGCGCCCGAACATGCAGTACATCATCGAGCCGGGCGCGTTTTCCGGGCAGGACATCGACAATGCACTGGTGTTTGGACTCCAGGTGAAAGCAAGCCTCTGA
- a CDS encoding DUF3313 domain-containing protein has protein sequence MKNSHSLALVFAASLSLTACSNKKVAPDMYSGFLNDYSTLKEQQTPSGQTILSWTSPALATSRYTQVYLTPSQFYPQVQPTGRIPQSTLSGVTRYYDAALRQELGKTLPLASGPGPNTLVVRPAITQVATSTQGLRYYEWLPITLVAAGVSTAAGIRDQDSEVATEVSLEDGSTGEVVAKVVRKGTGVPLENDKQVMTADNVKGVLDGWATDLSQSYVVARKASLR, from the coding sequence ATGAAAAACAGTCATTCGCTGGCGTTGGTTTTTGCCGCCAGCCTGAGCCTCACGGCTTGCAGTAACAAGAAGGTTGCGCCTGACATGTATTCCGGGTTTCTCAACGACTACAGCACGTTGAAGGAGCAGCAGACGCCTTCGGGGCAGACAATTTTGAGTTGGACCAGCCCCGCGTTGGCGACTAGCCGTTACACCCAGGTCTATCTGACGCCAAGCCAGTTCTATCCGCAGGTTCAGCCCACGGGGCGAATTCCGCAGAGCACATTGTCAGGTGTGACCCGCTACTACGATGCGGCCCTCAGGCAGGAACTGGGCAAAACGCTGCCGCTGGCATCCGGGCCCGGCCCGAACACACTGGTTGTGCGACCTGCCATTACGCAAGTCGCCACCAGCACCCAAGGCTTGCGGTACTACGAATGGCTGCCGATCACGCTGGTCGCGGCCGGCGTGAGCACCGCTGCGGGCATTCGTGATCAGGACAGTGAAGTCGCCACTGAAGTGTCCCTTGAGGATGGCTCGACCGGAGAGGTCGTGGCAAAGGTCGTCCGCAAGGGCACAGGTGTGCCGCTGGAAAACGACAAGCAGGTGATGACGGCCGATAACGTCAAGGGTGTGCTCGATGGTTGGGCCACGGACTTGAGTCAGTCTTATGTCGTGGCCCGCAAAGCATCGCTGCGCTGA
- a CDS encoding ATP-binding protein, with protein sequence MIGRLLPRDTLSRRIALTIVAAMLASLAFNALFVQVAGIWARPPIERTGLLERIAASTRVIEAAPAQLRPQLASAASSSTLEVSWNAQRSQFNLPGDGEPVETGKVPALRQLLGDEREIEVFNPYNWPPGSAQAHYVALVPLADGSWLTFTPPERSWGLSLDARIAVIIALGLIATLLVAWIATRQLANPLQRFAGAARRFGGDLNAPPIAIEGPHEIRQAIIAFNTMQAQIQHFIGERTHMLASISHDLRAPLTRMRLRSEFMEDLDHQQKLIRDIEEMQSMINAALAFFREGTQLEQSTTFDLSELLQTILDDYRDQNLLIDFSGPAHLVYDGRPLSLKRVIVNLLENAVKYGERPRIALSRNARSICIDVCDEGPGIPEESLQRVFDPFFRLETSRNRETGGVGLGLSAARAIVREQGGELTLSNRKGLGLVARVVLPVVD encoded by the coding sequence ATGATCGGCCGACTCTTGCCGCGCGACACCCTCAGTCGCCGGATTGCCCTGACTATCGTTGCGGCCATGCTCGCCTCGCTGGCTTTCAATGCCCTGTTCGTGCAGGTTGCAGGCATCTGGGCCCGCCCGCCCATCGAGCGCACCGGATTGCTGGAACGAATCGCGGCGAGTACCCGCGTGATCGAAGCAGCGCCCGCCCAATTGCGCCCGCAACTGGCAAGTGCGGCCAGCAGTTCGACGCTTGAAGTGTCGTGGAATGCGCAGCGCAGCCAGTTCAATCTGCCCGGGGACGGCGAACCGGTCGAGACCGGCAAGGTTCCTGCGTTGCGGCAATTGCTCGGCGATGAGCGGGAAATCGAAGTATTCAACCCCTACAACTGGCCGCCAGGCAGTGCGCAGGCGCACTACGTCGCCCTCGTACCGCTGGCCGATGGCAGCTGGCTGACCTTCACGCCACCGGAACGAAGCTGGGGACTTAGTCTGGATGCGCGAATCGCAGTGATCATCGCTTTGGGACTGATTGCCACGCTGCTGGTCGCGTGGATCGCCACCCGCCAACTGGCCAATCCGTTGCAGCGTTTTGCCGGCGCCGCCAGGCGTTTCGGCGGTGATTTGAACGCCCCACCCATCGCTATCGAAGGCCCCCACGAGATCCGCCAGGCCATCATCGCTTTCAACACCATGCAGGCGCAGATCCAGCATTTCATTGGCGAACGCACGCACATGCTCGCCTCCATTTCCCATGACTTGCGCGCGCCGCTGACCCGGATGCGCCTGCGCAGCGAGTTCATGGAAGACCTCGACCATCAGCAGAAACTCATTCGCGACATCGAAGAAATGCAATCGATGATCAACGCCGCCCTGGCGTTTTTCCGTGAAGGCACACAGCTTGAGCAATCCACTACGTTCGATCTATCGGAGTTGCTGCAAACCATCCTCGACGATTACCGCGACCAGAACCTACTCATCGACTTCAGCGGCCCGGCCCACCTGGTCTATGACGGCCGGCCGCTGAGCCTCAAGCGAGTGATCGTCAACCTGCTGGAAAACGCCGTGAAATACGGCGAGCGCCCGCGCATCGCACTGAGCCGCAACGCTCGCTCGATCTGCATCGACGTCTGCGACGAAGGGCCTGGCATCCCCGAGGAGTCACTGCAACGGGTGTTCGATCCGTTCTTTCGCCTTGAGACCTCGCGCAACCGTGAAACCGGCGGCGTCGGGCTCGGCCTCTCGGCAGCCCGGGCAATCGTTCGCGAACAGGGCGGAGAACTGACGTTGAGCAATCGCAAAGGCTTGGGGCTGGTGGCGAGGGTCGTGTTGCCCGTGGTCGATTGA
- a CDS encoding response regulator, with product MDPANVSRLLIVDDDVEILSLLKKFFVQHAYEVDVAPDGQAMWAAIEQARPDTIILDLMLPGEGGLSLCQKIRAQMGIPIIMLTAMAELSDRIVGLELGADDYLTKPFAPQELLARVRALQRRASEQGQRTSEATRPVMTFAGWHLDITCRELRSPEGVMIPMSGGEFDLLLVFLEHPQRILTREQLIDLTHGQGHDAFDRSIDVQVSRLRRKIEPDSKRPDLIRTVRNGGYMFTAKVSRS from the coding sequence ATGGATCCTGCAAACGTGAGCAGACTGCTGATCGTCGATGACGACGTGGAAATTCTGTCCCTGCTGAAGAAATTCTTCGTTCAGCACGCCTACGAGGTCGATGTGGCACCGGATGGCCAGGCCATGTGGGCCGCCATCGAACAGGCGCGGCCGGACACGATCATTCTCGACCTGATGCTGCCGGGTGAAGGTGGTTTGAGCCTGTGCCAGAAAATCCGCGCGCAGATGGGGATCCCGATCATCATGCTCACGGCCATGGCCGAACTGAGTGACCGGATTGTCGGCCTGGAACTGGGGGCCGACGATTACCTGACCAAACCCTTCGCACCCCAGGAGTTGCTGGCCCGTGTGCGCGCCTTGCAACGGCGCGCCAGCGAGCAAGGCCAGCGCACCAGCGAAGCGACGCGACCGGTCATGACGTTCGCCGGTTGGCACCTGGACATTACCTGCCGCGAGCTGCGCTCACCCGAAGGCGTGATGATCCCGATGTCCGGCGGGGAATTTGATCTGTTGCTGGTCTTTCTCGAACATCCCCAGCGCATCCTGACCCGCGAGCAACTGATCGACCTGACCCACGGCCAGGGCCACGACGCCTTTGATCGCAGCATCGATGTGCAGGTCAGCCGCTTGCGGCGCAAGATCGAACCGGACAGCAAACGCCCGGACCTGATCCGCACCGTGCGCAACGGCGGCTACATGTTCACGGCCAAGGTCAGCCGCTCATGA